AGCTGGCCGGACAGGGCCTGCTGGAGCGCGTCTCCGACCCCACCGACCTCCGCAAGCAGCGGCTGCGGCTGACCCCGGCGGGCGAGGCAGCCCGCGCCCGCACCCGCGCGGCCGCCCGCGAGATCGTGCATTCGCACTTCGGTCACCTGCCGCCCGCCCGGGTTCGCGCGGCCCTGACCGCGCTGGAGAACCTGGAAGCGAGCCTCGCCCTGTCCCAGGCGAAGCTGCCCCGTGAGGAGGTGAGCGCATGACCGCCTCAGGCCTCTCCCAGCGCGACAAAATCCTGGCCTTCATCGGCATCCTGACGGTGCTGTTCCTCTCCAGCCTGAACATGACGGTGGTGGGCAGCGCGATGCCGCGCGTGATCTCGGACCTGGGCGGCTTTCACCTGTACGCCTGGGCCTTCACGGCCTACTCGCTCGCCACGACCATTACCGTCCCCATCGTCGGCACGATCAGCGACCGCTATGGTCGCCGCCCACTGATCCTGCTGGGCATCGTCGTGTTCGCCCTCGGCAGCGTGCTGCTGGGGTTCGTGCAGAGCATGGGGCAACTGATCGCGCTGCGTGCCTTCCAGGGCATCGGCGGCGGCATGCTGATGGCGATGAGCTTCACGGCGATTGCCGACCTCTTCACGCCCATCGAACGCGGACGCTACCAGGGGTATACCGGCGCAGTGTGGGGCATCAGCAGCGTGGTGGGGCCGCTGGTGGGGGGCTTTCTGACCGACCACCTGGGCTGGCGCAGCGTGTTCTTCGTGAACGTGCCGTTCGCGCTGCTGGCCCTGTACTTCGTGGGCCGCTTCTTCCGGATGCCCGCGCCCACCGGCCCCCGCACGCACCGCCACTTCGACGCGCTGGGGGCGCTGCTGCTCGCGGGCACGGTCGTCACGCTCACGCTCGCGCTCTCCTGGGGTGGCGGCACCTATGCCTGGGGCAGCGCCCGCATCCTGGGGCTGCTGGCCGCCACGCTGGCGCTCGGCGGGTGGTACGTCTGGCACAGCCGTCATCAGGAACAGCCCATCCTGAACCTGCGGCTGCTGCGTGACCCGGCGATCTCGCTGGCGAATCTGGCGGGGTTCCTGACCAGCGCGGGGATGTACGCCGCGATCCTGTACCTGCCGCTCTACATGCAGGGCGTGCGGGGCAGCAGCGCCAGCGGCAGCGGCCTGGCCCTGACGCCGCTGATGTTCGGCCTGATCGTGACCAGCACCCTCAGCGGGCAGATCGTCAGCCGCACCGGGCGCTACAAGGTGCTGATCATGGGCGGCGCGCTGATCGCCACCGCCGCCCTGCTGCTCAGCACCACGCTGGGCAC
The window above is part of the Deinococcus metallilatus genome. Proteins encoded here:
- a CDS encoding MarR family winged helix-turn-helix transcriptional regulator, with translation MTPPLSPSDELYTLVRQTLRLSRQFRQALDEPLEQAVNLNTKEVLVLGAVMDGFDTPGAVAEHHRLPAPTVTRIVTKLAGQGLLERVSDPTDLRKQRLRLTPAGEAARARTRAAAREIVHSHFGHLPPARVRAALTALENLEASLALSQAKLPREEVSA
- a CDS encoding MDR family MFS transporter, encoding MTASGLSQRDKILAFIGILTVLFLSSLNMTVVGSAMPRVISDLGGFHLYAWAFTAYSLATTITVPIVGTISDRYGRRPLILLGIVVFALGSVLLGFVQSMGQLIALRAFQGIGGGMLMAMSFTAIADLFTPIERGRYQGYTGAVWGISSVVGPLVGGFLTDHLGWRSVFFVNVPFALLALYFVGRFFRMPAPTGPRTHRHFDALGALLLAGTVVTLTLALSWGGGTYAWGSARILGLLAATLALGGWYVWHSRHQEQPILNLRLLRDPAISLANLAGFLTSAGMYAAILYLPLYMQGVRGSSASGSGLALTPLMFGLIVTSTLSGQIVSRTGRYKVLIMGGALIATAALLLSTTLGTTTPLWIAVGLMVLLGLGLGPVNSQLTLAVQNASPRDQLGSATSGNQFFRQIGGTLAVSLFGALVNAQLAQNLAAKLPSEAARLPAPMQDAIANPNVLSSPQATGQLEAALTRLGHADLIAPILTALRGVMAGAIDHVFLIAGVLVAVAFLVTLLMPERPLAGRKAAARVEGQRAGATD